In one Chlamydia sp. BM-2023 genomic region, the following are encoded:
- a CDS encoding TraR/DksA family transcriptional regulator, translating into MPLSEDEIANFKQRLLEMKSKLSHTLEGNAQEVKKPNEATGYSQHQADQGTDTFDRTISLEVTTKEYELLRQINRALEKIDEASYGICDVSGEEIPLARLMAIPYATMTVKAQSQFEKGLLYGN; encoded by the coding sequence ATGCCTTTGTCTGAGGACGAAATAGCCAATTTTAAACAAAGACTTCTAGAGATGAAATCCAAGCTGTCTCACACCCTAGAAGGAAACGCTCAAGAAGTAAAAAAACCTAATGAAGCTACTGGATATTCTCAACACCAGGCTGATCAGGGAACAGATACTTTTGATCGAACAATCAGCTTAGAAGTAACAACAAAAGAATACGAATTGCTAAGACAAATTAATCGTGCTCTAGAAAAAATTGACGAAGCTTCTTACGGAATATGTGATGTAAGCGGAGAAGAAATTCCCTTAGCGCGTTTAATGGCAATTCCCTACGCTACCATGACTGTCAAAGCACAATCGCAGTTCGAAAAAGGCCTGCTCTACGGAAATTAA
- a CDS encoding polymorphic outer membrane protein middle domain-containing protein, with protein sequence MKQMFFWKCLIFSSLIQASHLSATEIVLPLSGTHSGEDPEIFTMLTISPQGTNYTLRGEFILHDFFGSGIHKCGGAFRNLAGNLTFSSTSPLAAIKFKNLTLDALGAGVYSESLLTFEKLKSITVENNQSSGGVFTSGKDMLFTQNGSLMFQNNLCYGSGGAILFTGAECRIVFSEQKGTISFINNRTGLPKDTTLSGHNGGAISGQFGTILFDENQEVLFQDNGAEFGGGIYNVGGSVEFTRNKGAITFSNNTASESGGAIYTEICRINKQEAPVIFSKNSAKRLGGAICATNTTLKNNESTILFSQNSAEAGGAIAAKNCSITALYPITFSNNSAGSLGGGAIYLSGKTPRLYLHAHSADITFSGNTAVTCNNAITIKDSSAEISLLANKNHALIFYDPIRATEKSFLPVNINTTESPIHCGSIIFSGEKLTPDCQDKNNKTSIFNQPVHLNNGSLSIKNGAVLAVQEFKQNGGLLNLGPGSMLTSYNSSGKDLVISSIGFCLDEANSHLPAEIRSGAAEIKLLGSPKIHDPDKLFYDNHLLASTTYQMKMTFKSDKNVNTDDFALEDIPILQDSYGYQGVWKFSLSQGKSQKHKILRALWSPTGAFVLRPEKEGSLVPSSVWTTFSGMHVSSDAILDNYVNNNTLLPMNHLCIFGGVVSSIMEQDSSSYNNFSVTHAGHNIGIKLPFSPNTVVCATFTQLRGSSHQNNLPGKSHSHMLLGTLATFKNWRALSLRSSVSYAEETHIMKHTFSKKELTRGSWKNQGLRGTVGVSYAYPKGIRCLKITPFVDLEYTVITQNPFIETGYDPRYFSSSHLTNLALPTGVALEMRLFGVQYSLFTQFSMAYIKDLHRDNPLTTASLILNQHSWKVSGVSIGQEAMSLKFRSTLRYRCATAYLGISTTQREGNNLSGDAFGGLSLSF encoded by the coding sequence ATGAAACAAATGTTTTTTTGGAAATGCCTTATTTTTTCATCGCTAATACAAGCTTCTCATTTATCAGCGACGGAGATTGTTCTTCCCTTATCAGGAACTCATTCCGGTGAAGATCCTGAGATATTCACCATGCTAACAATATCTCCTCAAGGAACTAATTACACATTACGTGGAGAGTTTATTCTGCACGACTTCTTCGGTTCCGGAATACATAAATGTGGAGGAGCCTTTCGTAATTTAGCAGGGAACCTTACATTTTCATCTACTTCTCCCCTAGCAGCAATAAAATTCAAAAATTTAACCCTTGATGCGTTAGGAGCAGGAGTTTACTCAGAATCCTTGCTGACTTTTGAAAAATTAAAATCTATTACTGTAGAAAACAATCAAAGTTCTGGAGGAGTTTTCACTTCCGGAAAAGACATGCTTTTCACTCAAAATGGCAGCTTAATGTTCCAAAACAATCTTTGTTATGGATCTGGAGGGGCTATTCTCTTTACGGGAGCAGAGTGTCGTATAGTATTCAGCGAACAAAAAGGAACGATTTCCTTCATTAACAACCGGACGGGTCTTCCTAAAGATACCACGCTTTCAGGGCATAACGGTGGTGCTATTAGCGGTCAGTTTGGAACTATCCTCTTTGATGAAAATCAGGAAGTGCTATTTCAAGATAATGGTGCGGAATTTGGAGGGGGAATTTACAACGTTGGTGGATCCGTAGAATTTACTAGAAATAAAGGTGCAATTACCTTCTCTAACAATACAGCTTCAGAATCTGGTGGAGCTATCTATACCGAAATATGCCGTATAAATAAGCAAGAAGCCCCTGTAATTTTTAGTAAAAATTCTGCCAAAAGGCTCGGTGGAGCTATTTGCGCTACAAATACCACTTTAAAAAATAACGAGAGCACTATTCTCTTCAGCCAAAACTCTGCTGAAGCCGGTGGAGCTATAGCTGCGAAAAATTGCAGTATTACTGCTCTTTATCCTATTACCTTTTCAAACAATTCTGCAGGTAGCTTAGGAGGGGGAGCCATCTATTTAAGTGGAAAGACACCACGACTATATTTACATGCGCACTCTGCAGACATTACCTTCAGTGGCAATACCGCAGTAACATGTAACAATGCGATTACAATTAAAGACTCTTCTGCTGAGATTTCTCTTCTTGCCAACAAAAATCATGCGCTTATTTTCTACGATCCCATTCGAGCAACAGAAAAAAGTTTTCTTCCTGTAAATATTAACACTACAGAATCTCCGATCCATTGTGGTTCCATTATCTTTTCAGGAGAGAAGCTTACTCCTGACTGTCAGGATAAAAATAATAAGACCTCGATCTTTAACCAACCTGTTCATCTAAATAACGGGTCTCTTTCCATTAAAAACGGAGCTGTTCTCGCCGTTCAAGAGTTTAAGCAGAACGGAGGATTGCTAAACCTCGGCCCTGGATCAATGCTTACAAGCTATAATAGTTCAGGAAAAGATCTTGTTATATCTAGTATTGGTTTTTGTTTGGATGAGGCTAATTCTCATCTCCCTGCTGAAATACGTTCTGGCGCTGCAGAAATTAAATTATTGGGCTCTCCAAAAATCCATGATCCTGACAAATTATTCTATGACAACCATCTTCTAGCATCCACTACTTATCAAATGAAGATGACTTTTAAGTCTGATAAAAACGTCAATACTGATGACTTCGCTCTCGAAGATATTCCTATTCTTCAGGATTCTTATGGTTATCAAGGAGTTTGGAAATTTTCTCTATCTCAGGGTAAATCTCAAAAACATAAAATTCTCAGGGCTTTATGGTCACCCACGGGAGCTTTTGTTCTTAGGCCTGAGAAAGAAGGCTCTTTAGTGCCCTCTTCTGTATGGACAACATTTTCAGGAATGCACGTATCGAGTGATGCTATTTTAGATAACTATGTAAATAACAACACCCTGCTTCCTATGAACCACCTTTGTATTTTTGGAGGTGTGGTTTCCAGTATTATGGAACAAGATTCCAGTTCTTATAACAATTTCTCTGTAACGCATGCGGGTCACAATATAGGAATTAAGCTTCCTTTTTCACCAAATACTGTTGTTTGTGCGACATTTACCCAGCTTCGCGGTTCAAGTCATCAAAATAACCTCCCTGGGAAAAGCCATTCTCATATGTTATTAGGAACGCTAGCCACTTTTAAAAATTGGAGAGCGTTATCCTTGAGATCTTCTGTAAGCTACGCTGAAGAAACTCATATTATGAAACATACTTTCTCAAAGAAGGAGCTAACTCGAGGATCATGGAAAAACCAAGGATTGCGAGGCACTGTGGGTGTATCTTACGCCTACCCAAAAGGAATTCGCTGTCTTAAAATTACTCCTTTTGTTGATCTTGAGTATACCGTTATTACTCAAAATCCTTTCATAGAAACGGGTTATGATCCTAGGTATTTTTCCTCTTCCCATTTGACTAATCTTGCTTTACCTACTGGTGTAGCTTTAGAAATGCGCCTATTTGGAGTTCAATACTCTCTATTTACGCAATTTAGCATGGCTTATA
- the lspA gene encoding signal peptidase II gives MSSRSRTTFLAISFFVLIDWVTKLAVLLYRGNLPETYPVLYQYSWGKFVFCICPTFNEGAAFGLFAKYKYFLFVIRIAIILGILAYLFLRKKTSSPTIRFSLILLCSGAIGNVGDILFYRHVIDFISIGYKQWAFPTFNFADVFISLGTLIFVFKLYFPTKQKIK, from the coding sequence ATGTCTAGTCGTTCCCGAACTACCTTCCTTGCTATTTCGTTTTTCGTGCTTATTGATTGGGTTACCAAGCTAGCTGTTTTGCTATATCGCGGAAACTTACCGGAGACCTACCCCGTACTATACCAATATAGTTGGGGTAAGTTCGTTTTTTGCATCTGCCCAACATTCAATGAGGGCGCGGCATTCGGTTTGTTCGCAAAATATAAATATTTCTTATTTGTTATCCGTATAGCAATTATTTTAGGCATCCTTGCCTACCTTTTTCTAAGGAAAAAAACCTCTTCCCCCACAATCCGCTTCTCTTTAATTCTCCTATGTTCTGGAGCTATAGGCAATGTCGGAGACATTCTATTTTACCGACATGTTATAGATTTTATTTCAATCGGCTACAAACAATGGGCTTTTCCAACGTTTAATTTCGCAGATGTCTTTATCTCTTTAGGGACTTTAATCTTCGTATTTAAACTTTATTTTCCTACTAAACAAAAGATAAAATAG
- a CDS encoding amino acid carrier protein, translating to MNTILSLLSAFDDFFWSYIAFIMIILLGVSFSWKSRFSQFTKFPQFCRLFHQYSQEFSQQEPTEQKGVHPLKVFFASAGGNIGIGNVVGIVTAACIGGPGALFWVWIAGIFGSIVKYSEVYLGIKFRKVDSDGVYQGGPMYFLDKAYGTRLIPVIVAVLLCIYGVEIYQFSVIADSLSHCWHLPKLFTIFSLLFLILYAVRGGLQRIGKICTFVLPFFLTVYCGLALYILVKEFHHLPALFSSVFSSAFTGHGAIGGFAGCTLATTIHQGISRAAYSGDIGIGFDSIIQSESSAKNPGTQAQLSIIGIAVDNLICTLSLLMVLASGSWSLGLDNASLAVENALSAYFPLVRFFLPTFFFVTGYTTIISYFLVGKKCAKFLYGKAGAKIYTLYGAAILPLFCFLSQNTALLVMSVSGALLLCFNLFGVFLMRKEIEFPKSIETVEVPSSTK from the coding sequence ATGAACACAATCCTATCTTTACTTTCAGCTTTTGATGACTTCTTTTGGTCATACATAGCCTTCATAATGATTATACTTCTTGGAGTAAGCTTTTCTTGGAAATCGCGATTTTCTCAATTTACAAAGTTTCCTCAATTTTGCAGGCTTTTCCACCAGTATTCTCAAGAATTTTCTCAACAAGAGCCTACTGAGCAAAAAGGCGTGCATCCATTAAAGGTATTTTTTGCATCCGCAGGTGGAAATATCGGTATTGGTAATGTCGTAGGGATTGTTACCGCTGCGTGTATCGGGGGACCCGGAGCCTTATTTTGGGTATGGATTGCAGGAATTTTCGGCTCTATAGTGAAATACTCTGAGGTGTATCTCGGAATTAAATTCCGCAAGGTCGATAGTGATGGCGTCTATCAAGGCGGCCCTATGTACTTTTTAGACAAAGCTTATGGAACACGCTTGATCCCCGTAATTGTAGCTGTTTTGCTTTGTATCTACGGTGTAGAAATTTATCAGTTTTCTGTAATTGCTGATAGCCTTTCTCATTGCTGGCATCTTCCTAAGCTCTTTACCATCTTCAGCTTGTTATTTTTGATTCTCTACGCTGTTCGTGGAGGACTGCAACGCATTGGGAAAATCTGTACATTCGTACTCCCATTTTTCCTTACTGTATATTGTGGTCTCGCCCTCTACATACTCGTAAAGGAGTTTCATCATCTTCCCGCCCTATTTTCTTCAGTATTCTCTTCAGCCTTTACAGGACATGGAGCTATCGGAGGATTCGCAGGTTGTACCTTAGCTACTACCATCCACCAAGGGATTTCTCGGGCTGCTTACTCCGGAGATATCGGTATTGGATTTGATTCTATCATTCAAAGCGAAAGCTCTGCAAAAAATCCCGGAACTCAGGCACAGCTCAGTATTATTGGCATTGCTGTGGATAATCTTATCTGCACATTAAGCTTGCTTATGGTGTTAGCATCGGGATCATGGTCTTTAGGTCTAGACAACGCTTCTCTAGCGGTTGAAAATGCCCTATCTGCTTATTTCCCTCTTGTAAGGTTCTTTTTACCGACATTCTTCTTCGTCACGGGATACACTACGATTATTTCTTACTTCCTAGTAGGGAAGAAGTGTGCTAAGTTTCTTTACGGAAAGGCCGGAGCTAAGATTTACACTCTCTATGGAGCGGCTATACTCCCCTTATTTTGCTTCCTATCGCAAAATACGGCCTTACTAGTCATGTCTGTCTCTGGAGCCTTGCTATTATGCTTCAATCTCTTTGGAGTGTTCCTGATGAGAAAAGAGATTGAATTTCCCAAATCCATTGAAACAGTGGAAGTTCCGTCTTCAACAAAGTAA
- the nrdR gene encoding transcriptional regulator NrdR, whose amino-acid sequence MQCPFCNHGELKVIDSRNAPEANAIKRRRECLNCGQRFTTFETVELTLQVLKRDGRYENFQESKLINGLNAASSHTRIGQDQVHAIASNVKSELLGKQNREISTKEIGELVMKYLKKADMIAYIRFACVYRRFKDVGELMEVLLSATPDMEK is encoded by the coding sequence ATGCAGTGTCCTTTTTGCAATCATGGGGAATTAAAAGTTATAGATTCAAGAAATGCCCCAGAAGCAAATGCGATTAAACGTCGTCGTGAATGTTTAAACTGCGGACAAAGATTTACTACTTTTGAAACCGTAGAGTTAACATTACAAGTTTTAAAACGTGATGGTCGATACGAAAACTTTCAAGAATCTAAGCTAATTAACGGACTAAATGCCGCTTCTAGTCATACGCGTATAGGTCAAGATCAAGTACACGCTATAGCCTCTAACGTGAAATCCGAACTGTTAGGCAAACAAAATAGGGAAATCTCTACCAAAGAAATAGGCGAACTAGTAATGAAATATCTAAAAAAGGCAGACATGATTGCGTACATTAGATTTGCTTGCGTTTATAGAAGATTTAAAGATGTTGGCGAATTAATGGAAGTTTTGTTATCTGCAACTCCGGATATGGAAAAGTAG
- a CDS encoding YtxH domain-containing protein, whose translation MFRNHKPKKKTCRRWRWLRGVLFGGFIATLLTCLFTPKSGEQLRKKLSRVKTSGTKKGKTLFKNSKQHTKHFAQQTKVLAKNITKEIHDFAKAMIDESKD comes from the coding sequence ATGTTTAGAAATCACAAACCTAAGAAAAAAACATGTAGGCGTTGGCGTTGGTTACGTGGGGTATTGTTCGGAGGTTTTATTGCTACGTTACTTACCTGTTTATTCACACCCAAAAGTGGCGAGCAGTTGAGAAAAAAACTCTCAAGAGTGAAAACCTCAGGAACTAAAAAAGGTAAGACGTTGTTTAAAAATTCTAAGCAACATACGAAACACTTTGCTCAACAAACTAAAGTCTTAGCGAAAAACATCACTAAAGAAATCCACGATTTCGCAAAAGCTATGATTGACGAAAGTAAAGATTAA